The Plectropomus leopardus isolate mb unplaced genomic scaffold, YSFRI_Pleo_2.0 unplaced_scaffold18842, whole genome shotgun sequence DNA window caaaggtcactgtggcctcatcagtctcattgttttgaacgcaatatctcaagaaaaccttaaaggcatttttttcaaatttggcacaaacatccactttgacaaAATGCTAAACTAATTCAGTTTtagttgtcaaaggtcaagatcaatTAGACATTTCATTCGTCTCATTCTCATAAACACAGTATCCAAAGATGGccttgaagaaatttcctcaaatttggcacaaatgtccacttgaactcaaaaATGAAGTTATTAGAATCTGgcggttgaaggtcaaaggtcattgtgacctcaaaaacatgtttttgtctataactcaagaattcatacactgaAATtgtacacaaatgtttaaaaaggatgccctctttatttatttttcttagtcCTGCTGGCATTATAtatgaaacaatattttcactgttgattAATCTGCAGGTTATTTCCTCAAGTAATAAATTAgttgttttgtaaataaaatatcacaaaatggTTAAACATGTTCCCAAAACCCAATATGACGTTCTCAAATaccttgttttgtccacaacccaaagatattcagtgaactgtcatagaggagaaaagaaactaaaacatatttaacatatatttaagaagctggaatcacaACATTTCGACCCTTGCAAAAAATATTAGTCAGATTGATAAATCTATGTGCAAATTACTTTCGTTAATCAGCAGTCAGTTAGCAATCAATGCCAAAAAAGAGACGAGGACAGCTAAattcaaacaacaacagagtaTTTCGTTGAATAGATTCGTAGAATAATGGCtgaatatattgtgtatttcaTGCAcgtttggatgtttttttcagacacGAGGCTCGTTTTAAACAGCGTATGTTGGAGCTGACAGACACCAATAACACGGCCTACCTGTTTCTGTCTGCTGCCAACCGCTGGCTGGAGGTCCGAACGGTGAGAAACTGTTTCATAATATCTTCTCtcacaaaaatgtcactgaTTCTCTCACAGATACTTTAGTTTACATGCATGTTTCAGTTTGGCTGCACACGTATAAGAAAGTTATGAAGGTTGTGTTTGCCTAAATGTCGGCTTTTTGATTGTTTTCGCCCACCTTACACTCTTACACTCTGTTCATTGGTTGCACGCGTGTTTGAAGCTCTATAAATTTTGATTTGAAAGGACTGTGTTGTGAGTGaacatttcttcttctcttgctctctgtgCAGGATTACCTCGGAGCAGTGATCGTGTTGACGGCAGCAGGAGCCGCCATATGGAGCCCATGGAAGCTGCACTCCGGAGGCCTGGTGGGCCTCGGACTCACATACGCCCTCACTGTGAGTTTCCTCCAGATTTTTCGGGTCTGATCTTCTGTCACACTGTTTCACACGGATTCTTTGCTAGACAGTTGTCTTacttattttgtacttttaaaggACATTCTGGGACATTTTAggaaaatctttaaaatcagaaatgtttGAGACGGTATTTATTCCAGTTTAGTCTGGTGGATTATAAGATGCCGAAAACACAAGTATTGACTGTGTCACTTAAAGAAGTATCTCACCGCTAGAGAGATCGTCTTTTAATAGAACTAGAATATCTCTGTGGTGGagagacgcaaatacttttgaaattggtcctacgtcaccaaagaaaacaggaaaaaaaggacagttttgctcaagaggtagaaaatctgcaactaccagaatgcactgcatcaAACCAGTAAACGCTACGACTGGTGATGTAACGCATACTTATACGTgtgaaaaaatcctgaaatcctaaaaaagtcctgaagtcccagaa harbors:
- the LOC121965160 gene encoding ATP-binding cassette sub-family C member 9-like, coding for HEARFKQRMLELTDTNNTAYLFLSAANRWLEVRTDYLGAVIVLTAAGAAIWSPWKLHSGGLVGLGLTYALTVTNYLNWVVRNLADLEVQMAAVKKVNSFLGTESENYEGSM